One Fimbriimonadia bacterium genomic window, CGCACGTTGCCCATCCTCCCGCGCTCCTTCTACATACGCGACACGGTGGTAGTGGCGCGCGACTTGTTAGGTCGCATCCTGGTAGTGGACTCGGCCGAGGGTCGGACGGCCGTGCGAATCGTGGAGACCGAGGCGTACCTGAACGATGACCCGGCATGTCATGCTTCGCGCGGCAAGACCAAACGCAACGCTACCATGTTCGAGCGGGGAGGATGTGCCTACGTGTACTTTACCTATGGAATGCACTTCGCGCTCAACTTCGTCACGGGGCCGGCAGGCGTAGGAGAAGCGGTCCTGATCCGCGCGGGTGAACCGCTGGAAGGCATAGAGCTGATGCGCGAACGACGCGGGAACGTGCACGATGAGAGGCTTTGTGCAGGGCCGGGGAACCTAACCAGAGCGCTGGGCCTGAGCGCAGCCGACGACGGCGAATCGCTCACGGGGCGACGCATCCGGGTGCTGACAGGCGAGCCGGTGCCGGACGATATGGTAGTGACAACGACACGCATTGGCATCTCGCAGGCCAAGGAACTGCCCTGGCGATTCTATGTTCGCGACAGCCGATACGTATCGCGCCGTTGAGCGGCGGCCTACAGGGAGCGGAAGATCGCATCGAGGTCTTTCTCTTGCGTGTCTTTGTAGCCAAACCCGAGTAGCACGAACACCCCGTCCTTCACATCGTAGTACAGCCTTCCCGCATCGCCGCAAGGCCC contains:
- a CDS encoding DNA-3-methyladenine glycosylase, with protein sequence MPILPRSFYIRDTVVVARDLLGRILVVDSAEGRTAVRIVETEAYLNDDPACHASRGKTKRNATMFERGGCAYVYFTYGMHFALNFVTGPAGVGEAVLIRAGEPLEGIELMRERRGNVHDERLCAGPGNLTRALGLSAADDGESLTGRRIRVLTGEPVPDDMVVTTTRIGISQAKELPWRFYVRDSRYVSRR